GAACGGTGTTTCTAGAAATAATTGCGACACAGTCTGTATTAGTAATTGATTTAATTGGAGGTTATATGGCTTTATTTAAAAAAATGAAATTTAGGGAACTTACTGCGAAAAAAGTGGAAATACCCAATGGTTTGTGGAGTAAATGCGATAATTGTAAAGAAATGATATATACCAAGCAATTGGAAGAAAACCTTCGTGTTTGTCCTAAATGCCAGAATCACTTCAGGATGAATGCCAAGGAACGAATTAAACTCCTTGTTGATGAAGGGACCTGGGTGGAAGATAAAAACAGAGTGATACCTATGGACCCGCTTAACTTTCCTGAATATAAAGGAAAACTTAAGAAAAGTCAGGAAGCTACCGGCTTAGATGATGCGATTATTACAGGTGAAGGTAAGATCTGCGGGATTCCGACAGCAATCGGTGTAACGGATTCTTTCTTTATGATGGGTTCCATGGGTTCTGTAGTGGGGGAAAAGCTGACAAGGATTGTTGAGCATGCGATAGCCAGAAAAATCCCGCTTCTTCTTGTTTCTTCTTCCGGCGGCGGCGCAAGAATGCAGGAAGGTATCCTCTCGCTTATGCAGATGGCAAAGACCAGCGCGGCTTTAAAAAAACTGACAGACGCACATATTCCTTATATTGCTCTTTTAACGGACCCGACCGGCGGGGGTGTTACTGCCAGTTGGGGAATGCTCGGAGATATTACTATTGCAGAACCAAATGCTTTGATCTTATTTGCAGGCCCGAGAGTTATCGAACAGACCATAAGGCAAAAGCTTCCGAAAGGTTTTCAGAGGTCGGAATTCCTGCAGGAACACGGTTTTATTGATATGGTAGTCCACAGAAAAGACTTGAAAGAAAGCCTCTCTAAGGTTTTAAAGTTTTTCTATAATAATTAAGCATACTTTGCTTTATTTTTTTAGCATTTTCTGATTAGATTTGATTTTTCTTTAATTTTAATGGTAAAATATAAATGGTAATATATACACCGTAATATTCATGTAATACTCATCCGCCTAGGCGGAAATATTTTTACTCGGCTTCAGCCGTACGTGCTCTGCTCGGTAAAAGGAGGCCATTAGATGGCGAAGGTAATACTTGAAAAGATAGAAAAGAGGTTCATAAACAATCCAAAACCTGCAGTTGCTGAAATGAGTCTTGAAATCAATGACAAGGAGTTTGTTGTCCTTGTCGGACCTTCGGGTTGCGGCAAATCAACAACCCTCAGAATGATCGCAGGTCTCGAAGAAATTACTTCCGGTAGAATATTGATTGACGATAAAGTGGTCAATGAAATCCCTCCCAAGGACAGAGATGTGGCTATGGTTTTTCAGAACTACGCACTGTATCCGCATATGACTGTTTATGATAATATGGCGTTTGGTTTGAAGATCAGAAAATATCCGAAAGATGAGATTAAGCGGCGTGTCATGGAAGCTGCAGAGATTTTGGGAATTCAAGAACTCCTGGAAAGACGTCCAAAACAACTTTCAGGCGGACAGCGCCAGCGTGTGGCCGTAGGCAGAGCCATAGTACGAAAACCAAAAGTTTTCTTGTTTGACGAACCTTTATCAAACCTTGATGCAAAATTAAGAGGTTCGACAAGAACAGAGATTATAAAACTGCACAACCGGCTTCAGGCGACGATGATTTATGTTACTCATGATCAGGTGGAAGCTATGACCATGGGGGACAGGATTGTTGTTATGAAGGATGGTTTTGTCCAGCAGATAGGCGATCCGGTTACTATCTATGATCATCCCAAAAATAAATTCGTTGCAGGTTTTATAGGCACGCCTCCGATGAATTTTCTTAACGGTAAAATTGAAAAGAAAAATGGAAATGTATATTTTGGAGAAGGTAGTTTTACTTTGAAACTTGATAAAAGCATGAATGATAAAATGTCTTCTTATGACGGAAAAGAAATTATACTCGGGGTGCGTCCCGAGTACATAGAAGAAAAAAGGATTTCAAAACTTGCTGACCCGGAATGGAAGATTTCGGCCATGGTTGATGTAATTGAACCGATTGGTTCTTCTGCATATGTTTATCTTACGACAGGACAGTCGTCTTTTGTCGCATCCCTTGATTCTCATGAACAGTTGAAGATTTCTGAAAAAGGGGAAATCGTGTTTAATATGGAAAAAGTACACTTTTTCGACCGTCAGACAGAAACTACTATTATCTAGGATTAAAAAAGATGTCAAAAAAAAATGAATATGCGATAGGAGTTGATCTCGGCGGTACTAATATTGCCGCGGGGATTGTTAATTATTCAGGAAAGGTAATTTTGCGTGAAAAAATCCCTACCATGGCAAAACTTGGAGGGAAAGCTGTTCTTGACCGCATAGTTCAATTAATAAACTCCTTAATTTTAAAAGCCGACCCAAAAATAAGAAAAAGAATTATTGGTATTGGTATGGGAACACCGGGTCTTGTGGAACATAAAAAAGGGATTATTCATGAACCGCCCAATTTGCCGGGAATGGACGGGATGAATATTAAAAAATACATGGAATCTCGTTTAAAAATAAAAACGTTTGTTGCAAATGATGCTAATGCGTATGCTGTCGGTGAACATACCTTTGGTGCGGGAAAAGGCACAAAAAATATGGTGTGTATTACTCTCGGGACCGGGCTTGGCGGCGGTATTATTATTGACGGTAAACTTTATGTAGGGTCTTTTGAGACGGCCGGAGAACTGGGACATATAATAATCAGGAAAGAAGGAAAAAAGTGTCATTGTGGGAGTATAGGGTGTGTGGAGTCTTATGTGGGCGCGAATTTCATAGCTGAGCGTGTGAGGACGGACATAAAAAATGGAAAAAAGACCGCAATAGTAAAACTCGTGAACGGGGATTTATCAAAGATCACTCCGGCAATACTTAAAAAAGCGGCAATGCAAAATGATAAATATTCTAAAGCTCTTTGGAACGAAATTGGCGCAGAGATTGGGACTGCTCTGATCAGTATCGTTAATACTTTAAGTCCTGAAATGGTGGTAATAGGCGGCGGAGTTTCAAAGGCCGGGGATGTTTTGCTAAACCCAATAAAGAAAAAATTTAATATGATAGGTTTTAAATTCTTAAAAAAGAGAGTAAAGATTGTTCCCGGCAAGCTTTCGGACGATGCGGGAGTGCTTGGTTCAAGTTCTCTTGTTTGGAATCATATTTAATGTCGGGAGCCGGAAGGCAATATGTTAAGTAAAACAATAGCCGCCCTTTTGTTTTGGGCGGTTTTATTATTTTGTGGTGTAATAAATACTTATGGCGGGGAAATATCGGCTCCGGCGGCCGGAGTTACAATAGAACGGACTTCTGCGGAAAAAAGTGTTGTCACTTCTGAATCAGTTATACTTCCCAAGCAGGAAGTGACCTCCGAAGAAAAAATACCGGTTGATTGTTCTGCGGACTATCTGGAATACGATGAAGGTTTGGGGATAATAAATGGAAGAGGAAATGTAAAAGTAATATACAAAGGGACCGAAATTACCGCAGATGAAGTAAGATTTGATGTGAAATCGTCGTATTTGGAGGCCAAGGGGAATATTATTCTTAAGGAAGGTGACAGTATTATTAATGGCGCTTATGTCTCCTTTAATATGAAGAGTAAAACAGGGAGAATAGACCGGATCCAACTTTCAAACGGTCCGTGGTATTTTAAAGGTTTAGCTATAGAAAAACCGGATGAAAAGAATGTTTCAATAATGGAAGGCTATGCCACTACCTGTAAGGATAAAGAGCATCCTCACTACCGTCTGGTTTCTCAGAAAATACATGTTGAAATAGATAATATAGTTGAAAGCTGGAATGTCCTGCTTTATATCGGAGATATTCCTGTGTTTTATTTTCCTTATATTTGGAAGTCTCTGAAAATATCCTCAAAGAGTCCTCTAACCGTGAATCCCGGTTATTCAAGCAATGAAGGCGGTTTTCTTAAGCTTGCGTATAACTATGATTTTTCTGCGTATCTTTCCGGCGCAATTTTGCTGGATCTTATGACGAAAAAAGGGTTAGGGTACGGGATACAACAAAATTATAGATTTGATGAAGGCTCGACAAATGGATACCTCTATGCTTACTATATCCGCGAGAATGATACCGGTAAAGAGAGAATCCGCCTGAATCTTGAACATTTAAGCAGATTTGACAATACTTTTAACCTTGTGGGGCGGCTTAATTTTCTCACTGATGAGGCGTTGACTCAGGAATATGATTCCTATGGTTTTCCGATTGTATCCAGAGATATTAGATCTTATATTGCAGGGACGTATTACGATCCGGCATTTTCGGTTATTGCAGCAATTGACCGTCAGGATACATATTTTCTTAAAGACAGTGCTTACAAAATGGCATATCTGACTCTCCCGATGTTGAGATTCAGCACTTCGTCATTGCGCTTTGGTGAGACCAGTCTTTATTACAGTTTTTGGAGCGAACTTGCCAATTACTACAGCGGGAACAGTGGATATTATATCCTCAGGCTTGGAGGTCATCCTGGGATTTCATATTCCATGCAATTAGATCAATCAACTAACCTTAATACCACTATGGGGTTTAATGCTTATACCCAGGATCGACTGGAGTTACACACTGTTGGGAATCTGACAACTGCTGATTACTATGCTACA
The window above is part of the Candidatus Firestonebacteria bacterium RIFOXYD2_FULL_39_29 genome. Proteins encoded here:
- a CDS encoding acetyl-CoA carboxylase subunit beta encodes the protein MALFKKMKFRELTAKKVEIPNGLWSKCDNCKEMIYTKQLEENLRVCPKCQNHFRMNAKERIKLLVDEGTWVEDKNRVIPMDPLNFPEYKGKLKKSQEATGLDDAIITGEGKICGIPTAIGVTDSFFMMGSMGSVVGEKLTRIVEHAIARKIPLLLVSSSGGGARMQEGILSLMQMAKTSAALKKLTDAHIPYIALLTDPTGGGVTASWGMLGDITIAEPNALILFAGPRVIEQTIRQKLPKGFQRSEFLQEHGFIDMVVHRKDLKESLSKVLKFFYNN
- a CDS encoding glycerol-3-phosphate ABC transporter ATP-binding protein, producing MAKVILEKIEKRFINNPKPAVAEMSLEINDKEFVVLVGPSGCGKSTTLRMIAGLEEITSGRILIDDKVVNEIPPKDRDVAMVFQNYALYPHMTVYDNMAFGLKIRKYPKDEIKRRVMEAAEILGIQELLERRPKQLSGGQRQRVAVGRAIVRKPKVFLFDEPLSNLDAKLRGSTRTEIIKLHNRLQATMIYVTHDQVEAMTMGDRIVVMKDGFVQQIGDPVTIYDHPKNKFVAGFIGTPPMNFLNGKIEKKNGNVYFGEGSFTLKLDKSMNDKMSSYDGKEIILGVRPEYIEEKRISKLADPEWKISAMVDVIEPIGSSAYVYLTTGQSSFVASLDSHEQLKISEKGEIVFNMEKVHFFDRQTETTII